Sequence from the Maniola hyperantus chromosome Z, iAphHyp1.2, whole genome shotgun sequence genome:
agTTAAGCTCGATTTTATTACGATAAGACTAAATCCATAACAGCTAATTATACTTTCAGTACAAATACGGCTGAGTCGAATTTTTGCGATACTTTTTGATAGGACGCATGAAATTGCCTACAGCGCATTCATAGCATTGCATTTTGCTAATAACAGATCTTGAAGTTATATTACGCCTCGCAGCTATATTAAATTGCGGTGTAGAATAATAAACGTATCCGTTGCTTCATAATATTACGATAAACgaaaaataaagttattaaatGATGAAGACAACCGTTAAAACACGTAATACGCAAAAATGATTTATTCGTTAATTTAAGTGACTCAGGTCATAAAGTTTATGATTACTAAGAAAGAGACTAACGCTAAGACGTTCGAAACAAATGTAAAAGTGGAGATTATACTAATTCACTAGAGTTCTTAAAATTAGTTAAGTTTCCACTAACTTTTTAGATTTGTTTCGCACAATTCAGCGTAAAGTAATCGTTTACATATATATGTCACTGGATAATTGTGAATAAATTGTTAAGCTTTAATAAATTAAGCGATTTTATGAAGTGAAAAATAGGGAACGTTCAGAAAAATTTacgatatcatcatcatcatcatcgtcaaacgATAGATGCTCACGTACACCACCTgcatccagtggctccctgtgactcgtttgatggcgtctgtccacctagtgggagagATCTTCCAACTCTACGCTTTCTAATTAAATGCGGCGAGAGAACTATGCTTGTAGTTGTTCTACgtggtcaaatcagaaatgaggagatccgtaggaaaactagagtaactgacacaGCTCAGCGGATTACGAAGCGGAAGTGGCAATGAACAGGGCACATAGCTCGAATAACCAATAGACGTGAggcccaaggtgctagaatttACGATATACCAAATTTATAATCTAACCATAAGGTTTTAGAGACAGCAGTCGACGCTTCATCGCGGCCACCATGTGGCGGCACCGCTTTCCTAGGACACCCTATAGATTGACGAACACAAGGCGCGCGCTGTGCTGATTGGTTAAACGGCTCATGTGTTCAAATTATAATAATCGCAAAATTATCTGGTGACGTGTACAAAGCAGCTGAAAATTCTTATTTGGATTACGTTACGTTTTATGCTCTTAATTATCATCTTTAGCGGGAGGGATCTATTTTAGAACAAATTAATAATCCGCTATTACGATAGCTATATTCTGACCTATTTCTTGACTTTTGTGTCATGGCCTGCCCTAGTTTAATCATTATATTAGGCTTAGATTTGTTGAGGTCACCTTGTCGATAAATTTAAATTCGGTGGACCTGAAATATTAAATCAGTCATTTGTTAgtttaaatgaaattattaaactTAATCATGACTTAATTTCGTAGATCCAACTTGGAGCTTTATCAAAGTAAATAATGTACCTTATCGTCAAGGAGGTAGGTACGTATCTTACAGTTTCCTTTAATTTTCGTATATACGTAAGTCAAAAGTAAATTTAAGTGTACCTTATGGGTATGTTTGTAATAAATTACATTTCAAAAgatgtacttatttactttcATCTAGGCAGCAACTGatacttttattaggtacatacctagtTTGTTCCTTTGCGGCAATGTTTGGTGTGATCATAACCCTTCATATAAAACCTGTCAGAGCGAATACTTACTCATATAGGTACGTGTTAAACATACATCTGCTACAAACGAATACGAATACATACACGGATAGAAAAACCTAATTGCGCAATTCAATGCCGAAGCCTGTGGAGATTTTATACTGTAGCCTTTTAATACAAAACGAACGTGAGTAAGTTATCAAGTTACTTACTTCACTAAATTAGAACAATTATCACgacaagatttttttaagacGTTTGcgaattattttgaattttagtAATATTAGTTTATAGTTTATCATGTCATTTCTTTTAATTGGTTAATtatactgcatcaaaatacatACTTAAATTATTGTCGTGGTAGTCAATTAATTTTGCACTAGTCTGCAAAATTTGTACGATGAACACTAACTACTTCATTACATTGATTTAGGTTCAAACGCGAACGCGAAGCCAATGTTGGATGGTGTTCACCTGGATTTCCGCAGCTATGCTCTGTTGCCCTCCGTTACTGGGGTACAAAAAAGAAgccaacttcgacaaggaaacACTGATTTGCATGTTGGATTGGGGTACGACATACGCTTATACGGCGACCTTAGCTATCCTAGTACTGGGACCGAGCGTTATTTCGATCGTGTACAACTACTTCTATATATTCTCTATGAAGAGAAAACTGCATAGCGGCGCACCGATCCACGACAAGGAGTACGCGACAGCGTTGGCCGAGAACCTATCCAACCCTAGCCATTGGATGAGCTTTGTGCTTGTTACTGCGTTTTGGCTCAGCTGGGCCCCGTACGCTGGAGTTCGGTGTTATGAATACTTCATTGGTCAGGAGTTAAAAATTCCTATGTTGCATTTTGGTGTCGTTTGGCTGGGTATATTAAATTCATTCTGGAAAATTGTCATTCTTTTATCTCTAAGTCCTCAGTTTCGACTCGCACTCAGAATACTCTGCCTAACTGCCTGCTGTCGCA
This genomic interval carries:
- the DopEcR gene encoding G-protein coupled receptor 52 isoform X1; the encoded protein is MPARMLGSRGAGGGEVSVADSPLATFESLTQAAIIAVVGIAIVVSNLLIIASFLNFKGLSHEVINYYLLSLAVADLLCGLFVVPLSVYPAITGRWMFGDLMCRLAGYIEVTLWSVSVYTFMWISVDRYLAVRKPLRYETVSATVQTRTRSQCWMVFTWISAAMLCCPPLLGYKKEANFDKETLICMLDWGTTYAYTATLAILVLGPSVISIVYNYFYIFSMKRKLHSGAPIHDKEYATALAENLSNPSHWMSFVLVTAFWLSWAPYAGVRCYEYFIGQELKIPMLHFGVVWLGILNSFWKIVILLSLSPQFRLALRILCLTACCRTKGRLQAELIGLDNDD
- the DopEcR gene encoding G-protein coupled receptor 52 isoform X2, whose protein sequence is MPARMLGSRGAGGGEVSVADSPLATFESLTQAAIIAVVGIAIVVSNLLIIASFLNFKGLSHEVINYYLLSLAVADLLCGLFVVPLSVYPAITGRWMFGDLMCRLAGYIEVTLWSVSVYTFMWISVDRYLAVRKPLRYETVQTRTRSQCWMVFTWISAAMLCCPPLLGYKKEANFDKETLICMLDWGTTYAYTATLAILVLGPSVISIVYNYFYIFSMKRKLHSGAPIHDKEYATALAENLSNPSHWMSFVLVTAFWLSWAPYAGVRCYEYFIGQELKIPMLHFGVVWLGILNSFWKIVILLSLSPQFRLALRILCLTACCRTKGRLQAELIGLDNDD